Proteins found in one Crassostrea angulata isolate pt1a10 chromosome 3, ASM2561291v2, whole genome shotgun sequence genomic segment:
- the LOC128178756 gene encoding uncharacterized protein LOC128178756 — MFDLHYDKFVALCAVLLFSKDSCLPFQCVLNKNEDLGELLAKFGQNAPNFEKLKINLKLLQGAFLSFDPSSSTYEFSHISIRETVFIVAGEKFIDVVLNRCKNSDLDLVCCDFSLSDTDSSTRVNKLVLRKERYPNLFEKMYDEILQNPYESANLKIMHDKRFVNSLVLYYKQKSCMQYLIKKRYRSSDASRLVSRYQVDIGDHCPSLVLFCYRNPMLLSQIIDWYDSTNSWFRRERKFTLALAMGSDCPQVVEIIIHYGTVHDLPEHPYTQSEQIRTHPKYNRSPSQIDDSSFELVDYLSRKAQLSFTKTKRHTDTVDEELLEYSKKLRIFERWPREKVEIAMEEACKQDNLGVFKFLLQNYNVDIKESHFRILIEADDECSRILEYALTVKLFTNAQNILALDTACRHGNYSLAKLLVADGTPIEDDVLQLVAGLTNANQDLIDLIYSSREWSSSLTEFALQTAFMKGNVEVASFLVEKGTRITENCLLVFAAYSPKAIPLFSILALVNDSSWSNEAVNKAIEIACMKHDFLLLECILSIKRTDQALAIASDFPENYKSEQILQNLLEQYHWTVEERRLAVSAACDKMNIAMFKLLINHDT; from the coding sequence ATGTTTGACCTTCATTACGATAAGTTTGTGGCACTCTGCGCTGTCTTGTTATTTTCAAAAGATTCTTGTCTCCCCTTCCAGTGTGTTCTTAACAAAAATGAAGATCTAGGTGAATTGTTAGCAAAGTTTGGACAGAACGCACCAAAtttcgaaaaattaaaaataaacttgaaaCTCTTACAAGGTGCTTTTCTATCTTTTGATCCATCTTCCTCTACATACGAGTTTTCGCACATATCGATTCGAGAGACAGTTTTCATTGTTGCAGGAGAAAAATTCATTGATGTAGTACTGAATAGATGTAAGAATTCTGATCTAGATTTAGTGTGCTGCGACTTCTCTTTGTCGGATACAGATTCCAGCACCAGAGTCAACAAACTTGTTTTGAGAAAAGAACGATATCCAaatctgtttgaaaaaatgtatgatGAGATACTTCAGAATCCTTATGAAAGcgccaatttaaaaataatgcatgATAAACGATTTGTAAACAGCCTTGTGCTTTATTACAAACAGAAATCGTGTATGCAATATCTGATAAAGAAAAGATACAGATCTTCGGACGCTTCCAGACTTGTATCACGATATCAGGTAGATATCGGAGACCACTGTCCTTCGTTGGTTCTATTTTGCTACAGAAATCCCATGCTGTTATCTCAAATCATAGATTGGTACGATTCGACCAACTCCTGGTTTCGACGAGAGAGAAAATTCACCTTAGCGTTGGCCATGGGGTCTGACTGTCCGCAAGTTGTCGAGATCATCATTCATTACGGCACAGTTCACGATCTGCCGGAACACCCTTATACTCAGTCCGAACAAATTCGGACGCATCCGAAATATAACCGAAGTCCATCTCAAATTGATGATTCGTCGTTCGAGCTGGTTGACTATTTATCAAGAAAAGCACAACTGTCGTTCACCAAAACCAAAAGACACACAGACACTGTCGACGAAGAACTTCTAGAATACTCGAAAAAACTTCGAATATTCGAACGATGGCCCCGGGAGAAGGTAGAAATCGCGATGGAAGAAGCATGTAAACAAGATAATCTCGGCGTTTTTAAGTTTCTTCTCCAAAATTACAATGTTGATATTAAAGAGTCACATTTTCGTATTTTGATAGAAGCAGACGACGAATGTTCAAGAATTTTGGAATACGCTTTGACAGTGAAGCTATTCACCAATGCACAAAATATTCTCGCTTTAGATACAGCTTGTCGTCATGGCAATTATTCGCTAGCCAAATTACTGGTAGCAGACGGAACTCCGATTGAAGATGACGTTCTGCAATTGGTTGCAGGACTGACCAATGCCAACCAAGATTTGATTGATCTTATCTACAGTTCCCGAGAATGGAGCAGTAGTCTTACCGAATTTGCTTTACAAACTGCGTTCATGAAAGGAAATGTTGAAGTGGCGAGCTTTCTCGTAGAAAAAGGTACGCGAATCACAGAAAACTGCTTACTAGTCTTTGCTGCGTATTCTCCCAAAGCAATTCCGTTGTTTTCTATCCTTGCCCTAGTAAATGACAGCAGTTGGTCCAATGAAGCCGTAAACAAAGCGATTGAAATCGCGTGTATGAAACACGACTTCTTACTTCTGGAGTGTATCTTGAGCATAAAACGAACAGATCAAGCTTTGGCGATAGCTTCGGACTTTCCCGAAAACTATAAATCAGAACAGATTCTTCAAAATCTTTTAGAGCAATATCATTGGACAGTGGAAGAGCGGCGCTTAGCAGTTTCTGCAGCATGTGATAAAATGAACATTGCTATGTTCAAACTCCTTATAAATCATGACACGTGA
- the LOC128178097 gene encoding uncharacterized protein LOC128178097, with protein sequence MPSNTKQTEKQEQIGKGDSNGLFPPIASPRKHVLRSNSSSNDSDTPLEAMDMPPPLSSRDTSPSKSPCKLPSLSSQPNSNPQTKERKHRRKKLCRSPSCPTRPATNDFESPLPIEKTLINFKDPNSYVQEYDVKLPNIFKNSTPNGTDMSPETSSLGWAVKDRSRTKANLRRTESSRENYVGSPTMESKYNKNQQRAHTHAALLLPLRTQDSRKSNQGKKKKSFARQSTYSEGQTLSLTLDNEHGASNGWGTDYDSDYYDSSGQHSGSSFDRIIEESDSHMSIPSAGGSHISVPSASKQWLKNKEGQVKA encoded by the coding sequence ATGCCAAGTAATACAAAACAGACGGAAAAACAAGAACAAATTGGAAAGGGGGATTCCAATGGCCTTTTTCCTCCAATTGCATCTCCAAGGAAACATGTGCTGAGATCGAACAGTAGCAGCAATGATTCTGACACACCGCTAGAGGCAATGGACATGCCTCCTCCGTTGTCTTCACGTGACACGAGTCCGTCCAAGTCGCCGTGTAAGTTACCAAGTCTATCGTCACAAcctaattcaaatccacaaACAAAGGAGAGAAAACATCGGCGAAAAAAGTTGTGTCGGTCGCCTAGTTGCCCGACGCGGCCCGCGACGAATGACTTTGAATCCCCTCTTCCGATTGAGAAAACGCTGATTAACTTTAAGGACCCAAATTCTTACGTGCAAGAATACGACGTGAAGTTGCCcaacatatttaaaaattcgaCTCCCAATGGAACCGACATGTCGCCTGAAACTTCAAGTCTTGGATGGGCGGTGAAGGACAGGTCAAGGACGAAGGCCAATTTGCGGCGAACGGAATCGTCTCGTGAAAACTACGTTGGAAGTCCTACAATGGAatcaaaatacaacaaaaatcaACAGAGGGCGCACACACATGCGGCTCTTCTACTGCCTTTGCGAACACAGGATTCGAGGAAATCCAATCAAGGCAAAAAGAAGAAATCATTTGCCCGTCAAAGTACGTATTCCGAAGGGCAGACTCTGTCCCTGACACTTGACAATGAACATGGTGCTAGTAATGGGTGGGGAACGGACTATGACTCGGATTATTACGACAGTAGCGGGCAACACAGTGGCTCTTCGTTCGATCGAATTATCGAGGAATCCGACTCTCATATGAGTATTCCGAGTGCTGGGGGCTCGCATATAAGTGTTCCAAGTGCTAGCAAGCAATGGCTGAAAAACAAAGAAGGTCAAGTGAAAGCATGA
- the LOC128177028 gene encoding leucine-rich repeat-containing protein 74B-like: MSSTETDDASESSCASLEEPITEVTYIYDVPSPCSEDFDTDLEDSDQLASERQELRSRENVDIGHITYIDVCQELDTVPIRLVIEQLKGTEVCLQHIGLNTRDVIAIMYALLHNSRVESLDLTDNGMSEEAQLHVIEVLRHDNAISSLNMAENKITPICAASLGSVIEDTTWLTHLNLSGMGLGNEEAKHIATGMRGNVSIVWLNLSNNEIEESGAIHIGKALTINDTLHVLDLSWNHIRMIGAVTLCKGLQENTSITNLNVSWNGFGYEGSIALEDVLKDNTSLKVLDLTNNRITWEGVKHVIRGLKANRTLQILKIGTNPITMDGCRKILEVVDKDNSSVIHVNLEGIPINTKIEKLAESIAKKRSFTFAHGRITDSQFMMGIKREKREDPFSLLIRYISMMGIRIMDLFRMFDTENGASVSKANFIRGLKKIGAPISEHDMKIVAQRLERKGQGTISYSILANGVRNHLRAERKEDKRNELIEKQKREKRKSILMEGTQRMVPAELQELRLLSSLGNKTLSQVFSCTSSMSSRHGSITERESIMLPSLQESTSTDTGNIHSARTFSLPVTSGVSGGKNLGAKPRQKTGGSLSL, encoded by the exons ATGAGCAGCACAGAGACAGACGATGCATCAGAAAGTAGCTGCGCTTCTCTTGAAGAACCAATCACGGAAGTGACGTACATATATGACGTACCATCTCCTTGCAGTGAAGACTTCGACACAGACCTTGAAGATTCAG ACCAGCTTGCAAGTGAAAGACAGGAGCTGAGAAGTCGGGAGAATGTGGACATCGGCCACATCACCTACATAGACGTGTGTCAAGAGCTGGACACGGTCCCTATCCGACTCGTCATAGAGCAGCTCAAAGGGACTGAGGTCTGTCTCCAACACATCGGGCTCAACACCCGTGACGTCATCGCCATCATGTATGCTCTGTTG CACAACAGTAGAGTTGAGAGCCTCGATTTGACAGATAATGGAATGTCCGAGGAAGCCCAGTTACATGTCATCGAAGTGTTACGTCATGACAATGCTATCTCCAGTCTT AACATGGCGGAAAACAAGATTACACCTATATGCGCAGCTTCCTTAGGAAGCGTCATAGAAGACACCACGTGGCTAACCCATCTTAACCTGTCCg GTATGGGTCTTGGAAACGAAGAAGCCAAGCATATAGCAACGGGCATGAGG GGAAACGTCAGCATCGTGTGGTTAAACCTGAGTAATAATGAAATAGAGGAATCCGGTGCTATACATATTGGAAAGGCACTAA CCATAAATGACACGTTACATGTCCTTGATTTGAGCTGGAACCACATCCGAATGATAGGGGCGGTAACTCTATGTAAAGGACTGCAA GAAAACACGTCCATCACCAATTTGAACGTGTCTTGGAACGGGTTTGGTTACGAGGGCAGTATTGCGCTGGAGGACGTTTTAAAAGACAACACTTCTCTCAAAGTTCTTGACCTTACAAACAACAGAATCACATGGGAGGGAGTTAAACACGTGATCCGGGGGTTAAAGGCCAACAGAACCCTACAGATTTTAAAG ATTGGAACAAATCCCATCACCATGGACGGTTGTCGTAAAATATTGGAGGTTGTTGACAAAGATAACAGTTCTGTAATTCATGTCAACCTCGAG GGAATACCCATTAACACAAAGATAGAGAAACTGGCAGAAAGCATTGCCAAGAAGCGTTCGTTTACCTTTGCACATGGGCGTATAACTGACTCACAGTTTATGATGGGCATAAAAAGAG AGAAGCGAGAGGACCCGTTTTCACTGTTGATTCGTTACATCAGTATGATGGGGATACGGATTATGGATTTATTCCGGATGTTTGACACTGAAAACGGAGCCTCTGTGTCCAAGGCTAATTTTATCCGCGGGCTAAAG AAAATTGGAGCTCCCATTAGTGAACATGACATGAAAATCGTTGCCCAGCGACTAGAGCGTAAAGGACAGGGAACCATTAGCTACAG CATTCTTGCAAATGGGGTCAGAAACCATTTAAGAGCAGAAAGAAAAGAAGACAAACGAAACGAATTGATAGAGAAACAGAAGCGGGAGAAGCGAAAGTCCATCCTAATGGAGGGAACCCAACGCATGGTCCCTGCCGAGCTTCAGGAATTACGGCTTCTCTCTTCCTTGGGCAATAAGACGCTTTCTCAAGTTTTCAGTTGTACATCTTCGATGTCCAGTCGCCATGGCTCGATTACAGAGCGGGAGTCTATTATGCTTCCGTCGCTTCAAGAATCTACATCAACTGACACCGGAAATATACATTCTGCGCGGACATTCTCTCTTCCAGTAACTTCCGGTGTTTCAGGAGGAAAGAACTTAGGTGCTAAGCCTAGACAGAAAACTGGCGGCAGTTTATCTTTGTAA
- the LOC128178757 gene encoding uncharacterized protein LOC128178757 yields the protein MGKPGGFDCNKSEISTDMTTRKDTWDPLIRSLIDQTEWQLSQKLGNPCYTELPVLDDVIKRVLETGIVVITGKAGDGKTTLGLSVLRHFHNVCYSTPINLLNSNPLELHKILMTDKNCVLLMDDIFGKTNFEIKRFERWQPMLEELHSYKGFGNPDMRSVFIVITLRSNIYFESLRYLRSVKFSEHNIFATPYLVDLADGYRMDRLSKLEMIDNYSSCYHKTLSNQLRREISKT from the exons ATGGGGAAACCCGGAGGTTTCGACTGCAACAAAAGTGAAA tTTCAACAGACATGACAACCCGCAAAGATACTTGGGATCCGCTTATAAGGAGCCTAATAG ATCAAACGGAATGGCAATTAAGTCAGAAACTTGGCAACCCTTGCTACACAGAACTTCCGGTGTTGGATGACGTCATCAAACGCGTTCTAGAGACAGGAATTGTCGTAATAACTGGAAAAGCAGGGGATGGTAAAACAACACTCGGTCTCTCTGTGCTTCGTCATTTTCACAACGTCTGTTATTCAACACCAATCAACCTTCTCAACTCAAATCCACTCGAGCTGCATAAAATCCTTATGACCGATAAAAATTGTGTGTTATTAATGGATGATATATTTGGGAAGaccaattttgaaataaaacgtTTTGAAAGATGGCAGCCAATGTTAGAGGAGTTACACTCGTACAAGGGCTTTGGAAACCCGGATATGCGAAGTGTGTTCATTGTTATCACTTTACGGAGCAACATCTATTTTGAAAGCTTACGTTATCTGCGGTCCGTAAAATTCAGTGAACACAATATATTTGCAACTCCCTATCTTGTAGATTTAGCTGATGGATACAGAATGGATAGGCTTTCCAAATTAGAAATGATAGATAATTACTCGAGCTGTTATCATAAAACCCTATCAAATCAACTCAGAAGGGAAATATCGAAAACATAA
- the LOC128177735 gene encoding uncharacterized protein LOC128177735: MMRFSFAVCVSLALCGTIFAQINPQLTGQFRPGQVAGVPGQIGIPGQMGTIPGQQFNQMGMLPGQMGVNQFGSTFPGQFNQFGMGINNQLGRGPSLVPSGQFGGFTGSTMGFNQFGSTGFNTPFTNQFGTGFNQFGTGMNQFGTTGFNNGLNGLNNFNRLGQPNMMGQFPGQMNQFNSLNPGLRQPVGK; this comes from the exons ATG ATGCGGTTTTCATTTGCTGTGTGCGTTTCCTTGGCGCTTTGCGGAACTATTTTCGCACAAATTAACCCCCAGCTAACCGGACAATTCCGACCCGGGCAAGTAGCCGGAGTTCCCGGACAGATCGGTATCCCTGGACAGATGGGGACAATTCCTGGCCAGCAGTTTAATCAAATGGGGATGCTTCCAGGCCAGATGGGAGTTAACCAGTTTGGATCAACGTTCCCTGGTCAATTTAACCAGTTCGGAATGGGCATCAACAATCAGCTTGGCCGCGGCCCATCTCTTGTACCAAGCGGGCAGTTTGGTGGGTTCACTGGAAGCACCATGGGCTTCAATCAATTTGGATCGACGGGATTTAATACTCCGTTTACAAATCAGTTTGGTACTGGATTTAATCAGTTTGGAACAGGAATGAACCAGTTTGGAACAACCGGTTTTAACAACGGATTAAATGGTTTGAATAATTTCAACAGACTTGGTCAGCCAAATATGATGGGACAATTTCCCGGACAAATGAACCAGTTCAACAGTCTAAACCCCGGACTCCGACAACCAGTTG gaaaataa